The nucleotide window GTTCCTGGCGCCGCAAACGCCGCCGCTGCCGCCGCGCCAGCGCGTGGTCACCGCCGTCCTCGCGGCGCGGCTGCCGCAGTGGAACCTGTGGCAGGCGCTGGTCTCGCTGGTCAGGCCGGCCGATCCCGAGGCGGCATGGCGCGCCCTGTCCCGCTTCAACCTGGGCGACAAGCTGTACGCGCGCGTCGACCGCCTGTCCGGCGGCGAGCGGCAGCGTTGCGGCCTGGCGCGGCTGCTGCTGTCGTCGGCGCAGGCCTTGCTGGTCGACGAACCCCTGTCGGCGCTCGACCCGGCCCTGTCGCAACTCACCCTGGCCACGCTGCAGCAGGAAGCGGCGGCGCGCAATGCCGCCCTCGTGTGCAGCCTGCACCAGGTGGACCTGGCGCTGGCGCATTTCCCCCGCATCGTGGCACTGAAGGAAGGCCGCATCGTGTTCGACCTGCCGCGCGACCAGGTCACCCAGGCCATGATCGACGAGCTTTACCTGAACGAACAACCGCCCGCCAACACGCCCCACCCGGACGACCTGCCGGCGAAACTCGCCGTGGGCGCCTGCCTGTAGCCCCGGCCTCCCGCCGCCGTACGCCATCCAATGCAGAGC belongs to Pseudoduganella albidiflava and includes:
- a CDS encoding phosphonate ABC transporter ATP-binding protein; amino-acid sequence: MGSNAAGPAVSAGTPVYRLDRLSARHAGGTRAHALQDITLSVQPGEQLALIGPSGAGKTTLLATLSVAHMPDSGSFEAFGVQPWLLSDRQRHQLRARLFLAPQTPPLPPRQRVVTAVLAARLPQWNLWQALVSLVRPADPEAAWRALSRFNLGDKLYARVDRLSGGERQRCGLARLLLSSAQALLVDEPLSALDPALSQLTLATLQQEAAARNAALVCSLHQVDLALAHFPRIVALKEGRIVFDLPRDQVTQAMIDELYLNEQPPANTPHPDDLPAKLAVGACL